TAATAATGTTATCATTTATTCCATGAATTATCATGGGGCCTTTGGGTTATTTAAACTGACAAGATAAATACACTTTATACTGAATTAACACATTAATTTTGCTTGTTAGTTACATTTTTGTAGTTTATTCTCATAAAGCAAATATTGTCCGTTTATTAAATAAAAAAGAAAATAAATTATCACTAAAAAGAAAATAAAAAATGTAATACAACAAAGTATTACATTTTTTTAATCACTAATTTTTAAAATAATTTTAATTAATTCATCTCTTGTTAAAGTTTGATAACCTGAGATTTCTAAATCTTTTGCTATTTTTCTTAGTTGTTCTAAAGTTAATTTATTTAACTTTTGATATTTTAGTGTCTCTTTTTCTCTTTCTTCATTAATGCCAGATTCAGGACTTTTATTTTTCTTATCGTTAGTTTGGTTCTTTGGTTGATTTTTTTGTTCAGAAAAAATATTTTCAAAAAAGTTCTCAAAATCAGGTTTTTGAGTTTTTAAAAGCTCATTAAACTGATTAATTTTTTCATTTTGATCTGCTATAATAAATTGTTTTTTGATATTTCTTACAGCTTGGTGAATAAAAAATGTTGATATTCCAAAAATAGTTAAAATTATGTATAAGACCATAAATCATGAAAAAACAATATTATTTTGAAAACTTAATGCAGCAAAGAAAACATCTCTATGAACCATTAAAACTATAGCTTGAAAAATTAAAAAACCAACTGATATAAAAGAAAAAAAAGATAAAGCTGCCCCACTTAAATACATAAAATTTCTTTTAATGTATGATAATCTTAAATTTTTGAAATGTGAATACAATGATAAAACTAATAATGGGAAAAAAAAGAAAATTGTAAAGTTAATATTTGAAAGTCTATTTTCTTCTGGTGCATTTTTATTCATTGCAATAGAGACAATCAATAAAATAAAAGTTGTTATATATATAATTGAATATAACGCAATTGCTATTGATTGCATAATAATTCAAATTCTAAATTTTTTCGGCTCTTTTTCTCAAAGTTTTAAAACTGTTTCAAAATCTTTTTGGTTATTAAACAAATTATTAAAAATCATATACCTCCATTTCAACTCATAAATTATAACATTTTTTTAATAATTAAAATTTAAAGTGATTAATTGCTAATAGCAAATTCTTTTGGTAAATCTATTGTAAATTTCATATTTTTGCCATTTGGGTGCATAAATTCTATTTCATATGCATGTAATCTCTGATTAAAATCATCAATTTTCTTACCATATAAAGGGTCACCTAACACAGGATGTTTAATATATGATAAATGAACTCTGATTTGATGAGTTCTTCCAGTTTCTAATTCACACCTTACAAGTGCAAGTGGTTTATTTTGATAATAAAAATTTTTTTCTAAATAAACATGAGTCATAGCGTTTTTTGAATTTTGCTTTAAAATAGCCATTTTCTGTCTATTCATAGGGTCACGTCCAATTGGCAAATCAATATGCATAAGTTCATGATTTAAAAAATTTTCAACAATTGCTTTATATTTTCTTTTAATTCTGTGTTGTTTAAGCTCATTAGCTAAAAAAATATGAACTTCATTTGTTTTTGCAATCAATAATAAACCTGATGTATCTTTATCAATACGATGCAAAACCCCAGGGCGCATTAAGCCATTTATATCTGATAAATTATTTCTGAAATAGTATAATAAACCATTAACCAAAGTATTTGATAAATTGCCTGGTGCAGGGTGTACTACCATATTAGATGGTTTGTTAATTACGATTAAAAAATCATCTTCATAAACAATATCTAAATCCATTTTTTCTGGTAAAATGTTTGTAATTTTATCTAAAAGTTTTTCAATAGTGATTATTTGATTTTTTTCAACAATAAAATTGGCTTTTCTCACAACAATAGTATTATTTACTTTCACAAGTGAAGATTCGACCATTTTTTTTGCATCATTACGTGAAATTTCAGTGTTATCACTAATGTATTTATCAATTCTAGATTTATATTTAACTATAAGTTCCATTTTATTTATAATGTGATAAATTATTTTTGTAAAATTCAAAAAATTGTATTTTCACTAAACTCCTTTACATAGTTATTTTCTTTAAAATTTAAATCACGGTCGATAATTTCTAAAATTTTAAATTTAGTTTTTTTTAAAATTAAATTTGCTAATTCATTTATTGTATAAAGATGCATAAAATCACAAACATTTTCTTTATTTTTATAAATAAAATCTCCATATTCCTTCATCTTCAATTCAGGACATTTATCTAAATTTAGATTTCTAAACAAATTATATTTTTCTTCATCTCTATTATGAGCACTAAAAATAAAAATACCATTTGGTTTTAAAATGCGATAAATTTCATTCAAAGCTTTAATTCTATTTAAAGAATTAACTATCCCAGGTCACCCATTAAATGAGAAAAAAACATTATCAAAACTTTCATTATCAAATGATAGTTTTGATGCATCTTCAATTTTAAATATTTGTTTAATATTTGTTTTTTTCATAATATTTTCTGCAGCTTGGATCATTTTAGGTGAAACATCAGCTGCAATAATATTATTATATTTTAGTTTTCTTAAACTAAATGTAGTTCTACCTGTGCCACAACCTAAATCCAGAATTTTAGATTTTTTAGCAAAGTATTTTTGTAAAATTTTTTTTTCTGATTTTCAAAGACCAATTCTATAACTAGCATCTACATATGTAG
This Mesomycoplasma neurolyticum DNA region includes the following protein-coding sequences:
- a CDS encoding Rho termination factor N-terminal domain-containing protein, which encodes MIFNNLFNNQKDFETVLKLWEKEPKKFRIWIIMQSIAIALYSIIYITTFILLIVSIAMNKNAPEENRLSNINFTIFFFFPLLVLSLYSHFKNLRLSYIKRNFMYLSGAALSFFSFISVGFLIFQAIVLMVHRDVFFAALSFQNNIVFSWFMVLYIILTIFGISTFFIHQAVRNIKKQFIIADQNEKINQFNELLKTQKPDFENFFENIFSEQKNQPKNQTNDKKNKSPESGINEEREKETLKYQKLNKLTLEQLRKIAKDLEISGYQTLTRDELIKIILKISD
- a CDS encoding RluA family pseudouridine synthase, which gives rise to MELIVKYKSRIDKYISDNTEISRNDAKKMVESSLVKVNNTIVVRKANFIVEKNQIITIEKLLDKITNILPEKMDLDIVYEDDFLIVINKPSNMVVHPAPGNLSNTLVNGLLYYFRNNLSDINGLMRPGVLHRIDKDTSGLLLIAKTNEVHIFLANELKQHRIKRKYKAIVENFLNHELMHIDLPIGRDPMNRQKMAILKQNSKNAMTHVYLEKNFYYQNKPLALVRCELETGRTHQIRVHLSYIKHPVLGDPLYGKKIDDFNQRLHAYEIEFMHPNGKNMKFTIDLPKEFAISN
- a CDS encoding class I SAM-dependent methyltransferase; protein product: MINKNIKKAFANDKTIATYVDASYRIGLWKSEKKILQKYFAKKSKILDLGCGTGRTTFSLRKLKYNNIIAADVSPKMIQAAENIMKKTNIKQIFKIEDASKLSFDNESFDNVFFSFNGWPGIVNSLNRIKALNEIYRILKPNGIFIFSAHNRDEEKYNLFRNLNLDKCPELKMKEYGDFIYKNKENVCDFMHLYTINELANLILKKTKFKILEIIDRDLNFKENNYVKEFSENTIFWILQK